TTGCTCCTTGTGAAAAgcatgatatatttttttaaaagtatgaacATGTGGGCCCTACTTGTTTTCAAAACAGTCTTTTAATATTGCAAcattgttttgatttatattgTTCTTATATTGTTAGAAATATTACAACAAAtgcataattaaatatttttaaaaatagcttttttttataacttacttttttacatataatcttatacttttatacttgataaaaattctgcttttgttgctttatttaaaaattgattctaTTGAatattaaagaagaaaaagGTATGTAGTTTTCTATAGAATTGTATGTGGTCCTTATGTAGCTACTAACTAagtactatatatactatagccACACATGGCCCACATTTACGTCATTCCTTAAATCATCATCACATGTGAGGCCCACATCAAGTTTTCTTTACTGGTATTAatagataatttattaaattttaaagagcatttttgatatatagcaagaaaaaagttataaaaaaaaaaagcaaaacaggATTTTTGTGTAGAGTATATAGATGTTTTACAAAGTGGGTTATAATTTTCGCTTTTAGCGCAAAAATTGCGCCACACTCTCAGTAATTTGTATCTCTCTTATAATAAGCAAATGAAAGATATATTCAAATTCTTCAGCATTAAGTGCATCctcaaatgtaaatttttaatgtaaatgtaaagttttaatttcCATTAATAACAATGTCCAAAAATATGAAAGTGTTTCAAGATATGtagtataaagaaaaaaaatatctgtaGTCATTATGAAGTAATATTCAGTCACTATTATAttcattaacaatataaaaattttggtacaaaaacatatacaataaaatttatattctgtAAAGGAATTGGTACAACAGTTTTGTAAATGAAATGGCACAAATGGAAACCAAATAAAGTCAAGAGTATGGTCATAGttcataacatttaaaaatattttaaatttggtatcttttaacttaaattttaaactgcTTGAGTTTTTGCTTAGAAAGTCACAGTTTTGcaaattttgttgttgaaataattataaaaaaatatttaatgatattaaattagtttttaaaatattaaatataaatgtagtaaataaaaaataaagtataaagatactaagattttttttacataaatatgatTTGATTGACAGttcttgtattaaaaataaaactaaaaagtagatttgaaatctaaaaaattaagttaaaaaagtttttaaaaatgtactaCTTTCATCTTACTGTTAAGTACTTACTGTTTATCTTACTCAGTAAGttagttaaatttgtttttagatgtTGATTTTCCACAATTTctacaaaaacaaaagaaatcaataataagcttttatttttttttattgaattaaaaaacatgaagcCAATGATTTTTATGACTCAtccaaattaataataatagtagtagcaaattaatagttttaatagtatatagtaattacttttttgtcaaaaccaaaacaaaatccATTTAGTTATGACTGAttcatatttagtttatttttttcaattttgactataaattttttattttatatattctagATTATCTTATTGATGGACGcaataatgagtttaaaattaactttactcGCTTTAAAATTCGGGATATTGAAACAGGAGAAGTTCTTTTTGAAATATCAAAACCAGATGATGAGAATGATGATGGCTTGGATTATGATGAAAGTGATGATGATTCTGGAAGATTTGTTCGGTATCGTTTTTCAGAAGACTTTTTGAAGCTTAAATCTGTTGGAGCAACGTAAGTTAAATGatgttttaaacttgattttgtATCATTGCCCAATATATATCAACTATGTTCCATATCACTTATATTCCAtattgtcatatttaaataagtaaatggCATAATGGAAACTTGTCCAAACAACAAGTGTGGAACCACGGGTACTAAATcttaaaatttgtgtttttctttagttcaacaaagaaattatttgtctttgtgAATTTCTtgtaaacttttcttttttttttagaattgagTTTACTGTTGGTCCAAAACCTCTAGAAAATTTTCGTATGATTGAGAGGCATTTTTTTAGAGATCGATTGCTTAAAAGTTTTGACTTTACATTTGGGTTTTGTATGCCAAATAGCAAGAACACATGTGAACACATATATGAGTTTCCAAGTCTAACACAATCAGAAAgtaagcaaatttttatatgaaatttcatACTTTGtgcaaattcaatttttttttattttccatattATATATGAAGTGTTATAGAactcaaacttttttacataatataacttcaatttaatataacttcaattttaaaaaatgtaataaaaagtcgaaatgtaaaaataaaatttggacTTATTTACagcattattaaaatagttagtAAAACTGAATAGAGATCTTTGTGAATATTAAATTCAATGTATAATAAGTGTTGGTTACAGTAAATTTGGTTTTGCAGCACAGTGATGATTGACCCCTTtccacaaaaaattaattagatgCAAAATATGTTCAagtgatttataatttttttttgatttactaaATCTCATTGACTTTAcagactttaaaaaatgaaagttcTGCCAATCCTTGAATAACTTTgtgtaaatcaattttttgtgttCTTGTGACATAGTACTGTAATAAGAAtagtacaaatttttataatagaatgTATGAGGAAATGTTTAAAATAGCTATAATGTAGAGCTGAAATCAGCGCCTCTAAATTTACAAATGGAGCTAATAGAATTAGAATTGAGCATTAGGGTTAAATGCATCTTTAAAGGGTAATTATTTTaagctaattattttaaacttaaaaataaatttttaagtataaaataattagcaaTGGCCAATGTAAAAGCATTTGGAACTATTTATCtctgcaaacttttttttccaaattaaacctcgtaaaaaaaaaagggggttGCAGCAAGTTGCTTGATAAAAATATGATCAACAAACTAGAATAGGTTTTGACTAactgttgataaaaaatttaaaaaaataaataaaaataaaactattttgataactggttttaggattttattatcaaaaatagcAATCTGCTCACTTTATGTTAAAATCAGATCGACAATTTGGTAAATTGTTGTGCTAGAGTTTATAACATTCCTTATTCAGTgaaattttcagattttttctgtgtatttatttgcatatttgtaagaaagaaaaatattttgaatgtagtatatgataataaaaatttgttttatccagcattataaatttttggacTACTAAATGATTTGGTTAAGTCTATTTTAGAGTTTccttaggaaaaaaaaatgataaaatgttgATTACCGCAAATTAAATATTGCTTTGTAAAGATGCAAAGCAGTTTATAACTTAAAATGTATGATGTGTAAATTggtatgtttctttttttgttactttatacttttttaaagtttttatggtTTCACACTAGTGTAGTTAGACAGGTTTCCATAAAgcataatgatattttttatggtttcaCACTAGTGTAGTTTAGACAGGTTTccataaagcataaaaatattttaaataactaaaaaaaaaaaaagtaattaaaaaatggactcattaatagctttaaattttaaaaagtatatatataaatatttattaaacttatttttagggatcgtccataaaataTGCAacactatttaattaaaaaacaaagcaaaagaGATCACAAGTTTTCCCTCACAGAGTCCTTAattgaatcaaaaattaaaatattactataagatcaataaaaatcacaatatataAGAGCAAAACAATTTCTtacatctattttttaaataaatttaacattgtataatatatagataattgcttagttatatttttatataattaattttttttttttttgagtaagcgtacaaattttgttataacgcctctttgttttgcaaaatgctatcaaaaattttatcactTTTTGAGCAGATCAGACTTTATGTTGGCATTGTCTTGTGCGTTATTTAATTTATACCTATAAACAGctcaaagttgttttttaaggATGTATCTGTGATTTAGTGGATTGTGGTCTTAAGATGAGATTTTAACACCTTTTTCTCAGTAGTGATTTATAGCTGGTTTTATCTTAGTGACAGTTGGCTAAATCAGGCCAGAATCTTACAGGAGGTTGTATAAATGGCAAATGATTTCAGACACTTCCTTGTTGTAGAGATTGGCTttcattatcttttaaaatacaaatggGTTACATGTCTTGCTGCAGCTACAAGTTGCTAGCCAAATCATGCTTTTTCTGTCAAACTTATCTAgccttttatgtttatatttatcaacGATAGCTACACACTTAccaatataatatttgtaaaaggtATTTGCCCAAAGTCTagtttaacataaaattttgtCAACAGTAGTTAGCTAGCCATTGAACTTGGTTAGAATAATTTTGTACCAGTTTTTTGCTCAAGTTTTAATACATAGTATCAAAACTCGAGCAAAATATGCTACTTTTCTgtaagatttaaatattttat
Above is a window of Hydra vulgaris chromosome 10, alternate assembly HydraT2T_AEP DNA encoding:
- the LOC100215103 gene encoding protein unc-119 homolog B, which gives rise to MPSSTDTISQHKKKGGGFLKRQAAKSTKSDMTEEQLLRKKSIIVPEDVSHLNRATENYLIDGRNNEFKINFTRFKIRDIETGEVLFEISKPDDENDDGLDYDESDDDSGRFVRYRFSEDFLKLKSVGATIEFTVGPKPLENFRMIERHFFRDRLLKSFDFTFGFCMPNSKNTCEHIYEFPSLTQSEIDEIVSSPYETRSDSFYFVNNRLVMHNKADYAYDG